The Leptolyngbya sp. 'hensonii' genomic interval AGGTTTTATCTAGTTGCACCAGTACTGGATTATCGTTACCACTTACTGACAGTTTTTCATGACATTAAGTTATATCCTCTCCGTATCGAATTTCTTATAGAAGGATTACAGAGTAAGCTTGGAGGTTCATTAAAAGATGAAGCAGCATTTGAGTCCTGCCTGACAAACATCTTTGCCTCCGAAAAGACAATTCAAATTATCCGAGCACTAATTTCCCAAAGCCGAGTGGCAACTGTGTGAGAAATTGAAGCTCTAGAGACGGACCGGCACCCGCTGTTCTGAGAGATGGGTTTTAATTTGGGCCACCGTGAGTTGACCGTAGTGGAGCAAAGAAGCCAGCAGAGCCGCTTCCGCCCGCCCCTCCGTTAGTGCAGCTGCGATATGTTCACAGGTGCCCGCCCCACCAGAGGCCACAACAGGAATCTGCACCTGATCCGCGATCGTCCGAGTCAGGGCCAGATCATAGCCAGCCTGGGTACCGTCTGCATCCATGCTGGTCACAAGCAATTCTCCGGCTCCCCGTTGCTCTGCCTCCCTGGCCCAGGCGATCACATCCACCCCCGTATTCTCCCGCCCTCCGCGCACGTACACATCCCAGCCAGGATTTTCAGGATCAGGCCGACGACGGGCATCGATCGCGACCACAATACATTGCCTGCCAAAGCGATCGCTGGCCCGGTTAATCAAATCTGGATCCCGCACAGCCGCAGAATTAATACTGACCTTATCAGCTCCAGCTCTCAAGAGCTTTTTGATGGTATCCAGATTTTGAATTCCGCCCCCCACTGTCAGAGGGATAAACACCTGTTCAGCCGTGCGATAGACCACATCAAAAATAATGTCCCGGTCTTCGTGGGTGGCTGTGATATCCAGAAAAACCAGTTCATCCGCCCCAGCCAGATTGTAAGCCTGGGCCAGTTCCACCGGGTCACCAGCATCCCGGAGGTTAACAAAATTCACCCCTTTAACCACACGCCCCGCCTTGACATCCAGACAGGGCAGAATTCGTTTTGCCAGCATGGGAACATCCGATGATTTCAAAAGTCTGAAGATTGTTTATTTTAGCGCTGTTCACGATTGTCATGATTAGGATTTTTGCAACCATCCTCTTGACTACCAAAGGGATTCAGGGTGTCGCTTGCTTCCCGCAGGGTGGACTATAAAAGTAGGATACGCTCATCTCCTTCTTTAGATAGATGTGTATTATCAGCAGAAGATTTACTTCTTTAGATAGATGTGCATCGTCATTAGAGAAATCCCTATTCCGCCCAATCAAAGTTTGAAGATCAGGAATAGAATCATTCTTCCAATTTTTTCTGGCCAATTACTTTATCAAAAATTTCAAATACTTCATCAAGAATTTCAAAAACCGTTCCCTGGTAGCCTGGAAAATCATTAGAAGTCTCGGAAACTTACAGGATAAATTTTGAGCCAATACTCTTCCAGCCTGAGAAAATCTCTTCTGGAAAGGCTTCTGCAGGTTAACACAGTAGAACCCTACCTCTGTAAAAAGACCTGTTCAATCACCAGAGGTATTTCCCTGGCTTGAGAAATCTAGCTCTCCTATTTATGCTTCACAAAGCAATATAAACTTTCTTGCCATTTCTGACTTTTCCCAAGTAGTTCTCAACGGAATGGGCATTCTGAGATCAGTCTAAAACCACATATGAATCGAGTGCATCCCAGTTTTGTAAGACTCATTTTGAGAATTGACCATTCAGGTAAGCACAGCG includes:
- the hisF gene encoding imidazole glycerol phosphate synthase subunit HisF is translated as MLAKRILPCLDVKAGRVVKGVNFVNLRDAGDPVELAQAYNLAGADELVFLDITATHEDRDIIFDVVYRTAEQVFIPLTVGGGIQNLDTIKKLLRAGADKVSINSAAVRDPDLINRASDRFGRQCIVVAIDARRRPDPENPGWDVYVRGGRENTGVDVIAWAREAEQRGAGELLVTSMDADGTQAGYDLALTRTIADQVQIPVVASGGAGTCEHIAAALTEGRAEAALLASLLHYGQLTVAQIKTHLSEQRVPVRL